The Pangasianodon hypophthalmus isolate fPanHyp1 chromosome 5, fPanHyp1.pri, whole genome shotgun sequence genome includes a window with the following:
- the nifk gene encoding MKI67 FHA domain-interacting nucleolar phosphoprotein — translation MTEDKQSGKLLALNPSEDAEFQKKVQQVKKRQKAALTPGVVYVGHLPQSLAEPQLRSYFSQFGKILRLRLSRSKKTGRSKGYGFVEFDCDEVAKIVAETMDNYLMGERLIKCSVVPPEKVHEKLFVGSQKMFKKPIRPAVSRYNRDHGPEDMKKLTGKLLSKESKLRKRLAEKGIDYDFPGFAAQVASKKALSDADTSVCSEDTTPVCTPSVLERRRSIKVKDDDADDEIVLKIPPKSSENIEDSEEDTEEEEDDEEGSEEEEEQSHADQD, via the exons ATGACAGAGGACAAGCAGAGCGGGAAGCTGCTCGCCCTCAATCCCAGTGAAGACGCTGAGTTTCAGAAGAAAGTGCAGCAAGTGAAAAAGCGACAGAAAGCG GCTTTAACTCCAGGTGTGGTGTATGTGGGCCACCTTCCCCAGTCACTCGCCGAGCCACAGCTCAGATCTTACTTCTCTCAGTTTGGCAAAATCCTGCGCTTGAGGCTCTCCAGAAGTAAAAAG aCTGGCCGGAGTAAAGGGTATGGCTTTGTGGAATTTGACTGTGATGAAGTGGCTAAGATTGTGGCAGAGACCATGGACAACTACCTCATGGGAGAAAGGCTGATCAAAT GTTCGGTGGTGCCTCCTGAGAAAGTCCATGAAAAGCTCTTTGTTGGTTCtcaaaaaatgtttaagaaGCCCATTCGGCCTGCAGTCTCACGTTATAATAGAGACCACGGCCCAGAAGATATGAAGAAACTTACTGGAAAGCTTTTAAGCAAAGAATCAAAGCTTCGCAAGAGACTGGCGGAAAAAGGCATCGACTATGATTTTCCAGGATTT GCAGCTCAAGTTGCATCAAAGAAGGCTCTGTCAGATGCTGATACATCTGTCTGCAGTGAG GACACCACACCGGTTTGTACGCCTTCAGTCCTGGAGAGGAGGAGATCTATTAAAGTCAAGGATGATGATGCAGATGATGAAATTGTTCTCAAAATCCCACCAAAGAGCAGTGAAAACATTGAAGACTCTGAAGAAGacacagaggaggaggaagatgatgaggaaggatcagaagaggaagaggaacagTCACATGCTGATCAAGACTGA